One genomic window of Medicago truncatula cultivar Jemalong A17 chromosome 1, MtrunA17r5.0-ANR, whole genome shotgun sequence includes the following:
- the LOC25484557 gene encoding zinc finger protein ZAT5 codes for MEASHEQQLSLGSREQQSPIPFSINIAYSSTEGGTRESARYNVYACKTCKKTFTSFQALGGHRKVHKKPRYDRQVQEFQFKTNNKSISLKLNSINGMGNIYASSSSSSNNTSTTTTTNNNSNTNNNKTKVYGCSICGSKFTSGQALGGHMTFHHAPVETTSSTPMALQPDEEDEEPPRKKMNVSLDLDLNLPAA; via the coding sequence ATGGAAGCATCTCATGAACAACAACTCTCATTAGGCTCTAGAGAACAACAATCTCCTATCCCTTTCTCCATCAATATTGCTTATTCTTCTACAGAAGGAGGAACAAGAGAAAGTGCACGTTACAATGTGTATGCATGCAAAACATGCAAAAAAACTTTCACTTCATTTCAAGCACTTGGAGGCCATAGAAAAGTTCACAAGAAGCCTAGATATGATCGTCAGGTTCAAGAGTTTCAATTCAAAACCAATAATAAATCAATTTCCCTTAAATTGAATAGTATAAATGGTATGGGAAATATATATGctagcagcagcagcagcagcaataaCACCAGCACCACCACCACtaccaacaacaacagcaacaccaacaacaacaaaaccaagGTTTATGGGTGCTCCATTTGTGGTTCTAAATTCACATCTGGCCAGGCACTTGGTGGCCATATGACCTTCCACCATGCACCTGTGGAGACAACCTCATCGACACCAATGGCTTTGCAACCagacgaagaagatgaagaaccacctagaaagaaaatgaatgtcTCTTTGGATTTGGATCTCAACCTTCCTGCAGCTTAA
- the LOC25484558 gene encoding plant UBX domain-containing protein 10, with product MSDIADKLAYFQAITGLQDPDLCNEILAAHNWDLELAISSFTTTDTPHGGDNDNADQNTHLLSQSQSSSQSEPPLPPPPPGLAWKLIKLPVSVISGSLGLISGAIGFGLWAAGGVLSYSLGFVGLGPGSSSAAASSAGTPLVSVSAATTEAMQFVAAFERDYGGGAFKPNFVSEGFMDALQRSRNSFKLLFVYLHSPDHPDTPEFCRRTLCSEVFVEFVNQNFVCWGGSIRASEGFKMSNSLKASRFPFCALVMAATNQRIALLQQVEGPKSPEEMLVTLQRVLEESSPVLVAARLDAEERRTNARLREEQDAAYRAALEADQARERQRREEEERLAREAVEAERKLKEEEEARERAAQEAAEKQAALAKLREEKAQSLGEEPEKGPNVTQVLVRFPNGVRKERRFNSTVTIQSLYDYVDSLGCLEVENYSLVSNFPRVVYGQEKLALSLKEAGLHPQASLFVELGS from the exons ATGTCTGATATAGCAGATAAACTCGCATACTTTCAAGCAATCACCGGTTTACAAGATCCCGACCTCTGTAACGAGATCCTCGCCGCTCATAATTGGGACCTCGAACTCGCCATCTCATCTTTCACCACAACCGACACTCCTCACGGCGGCGATAACGACAACGCCGATCAAAACACTCATCTTCTATCACAATCACAATCATCATCCCAATCAGAACCACCACTCCCTCCACCACCACCCGGATTAGCCTGGAAGCTTATCAAATTACCCGTCTCCGTAATTTCCGGTAGTCTAGGGTTAATCTCAGGAGCAATCGGTTTCGGATTATGGGCTGCTGGTGGTGTACTTTCCTATTCCCTCGGCTTCGTAGGTCTGGGCCCGGGATCATCCTCAGCCGCGGCTTCCTCTGCTGGCACGCCGTTGGTTTCTGTATCTGCTGCGACAACTGAAGCCATGCAATTTGTTGCGGCTTTTGAGAGGGATTACGGTGGTGGCGCCTTTAAGCCGAATTTTGTGAGTGAGGGTTTCATGGATGCGTTACAGAGGTCGAGGAATTCGTTTAAGCTGTTGTTTGTTTACTTGCATTCTCCTGATCATCCTGATACGCCAGAGTTTTGTAGAAGGACGCTTTGTTCCGAGGTTTTTGTTGAGTTTGTGAATCAGAATTTTGTGTGTTGGGGTGGGAGTATTCGTGCTAGTGAAGGGTTTAAGATGAGTAATAGTTTGAAGGCTTCGAGGTTTCCATTTTGTGCTCTTGTTATGGCTGCGACTAATCAGAGAATCGCGCTACTTCAACAG GTTGAAGGTCCAAAATCCCCCGAGGAGATGTTAGTGACACTTCAGAGAGTGCTTGAAGAAAGTTCCCCTGTTCTTGTTGCAGCAAGGCTTGATGCAGAAGAAAGACGAACTAATGCACGCTTAAGGGAAGAGCAAGATGCTGCATACAGGGCTGCACTAGAAGCTGATcaa GCTAGGGAACgacagagaagagaagaggaagaacGTCTTGCAAGGGAAGCTGTTGAAGCTGAGAGAAAGCtcaaggaagaagaggaggCTCGTGAAAGAGCAGCGCAGGAAGCTGCAGAGAAACAAGCAGCATTAGCTAAATTACGTGAAGAGAAAGCTCAATCTCTCGGTGAAGAACCTGAAAAAGGACCTAATGTTACACAG GTGTTGGTACGGTTTCCAAATGGTGTGCGAAAAGAAAGGAGGTTCAACAGCACAGTGACAATTCAATCTTTGTATGACTATGTTGATTCATTGGGTTGTTTAGAAGTTGAGAATTACAGCCTAGTCTCTAACTTCCCTCGGGTTGTTTATGGACAAGAAAAATTGGCACTCTCACTAAAGGAAGCTGGATTGCATCCTCAGGCCAGTCTATTTGTGGAGCTCGGTTCATGA
- the LOC25484559 gene encoding protein yippee-like At4g27745 isoform X1 codes for MENLIGTRLYFCFNCRNHVAVHDDVISKTFQGRNGRGFLFSHAMNVTIGPKVDMEFMTGLHTIADVYCCDCNQVLGWKFERVYEETQKYKEAAYPSIHRQLLPLLLHITSPSVSSPRLLCPSKALVYSSYESQHEKQLL; via the exons ATGGAGAATTTGATTGGAACAAGATTGTATTTTTGCTTTAATTGTAGAAACCATGTTGCCGTTCATGATGatgttatttcaaaaacctTTCAG GGAAGAAATGGAAGAGGTTTTCTGTTTTCACATGCAATGAATGTTACAATAGGGCCAAAAGTAGACATGGAATTCATGACAGGTCTCCATACAATTGCTGATGTTTACTGTTGTGACTGCAATCAAGTGCTAGGTTGGAAGTTTGAAAGAGTTTATGAGGAAACTCAAAAGTACAAGGAAG CTGCCTATCCGTCCATACATCGACAGCTGCTCCCCCTTTTGCTCCACATCACCTCACCCTCAGTCTCATCGCCACGGCTGCTTTGTCCTTCCAAAGCGCTTGTTTATTCCTCATATGAATCACAACATGAGAAACAACTACTTTGA
- the LOC25484559 gene encoding protein yippee-like At4g27745 isoform X2, producing the protein MENLIGTRLYFCFNCRNHVAVHDDVISKTFQGRNGRGFLFSHAMNVTIGPKVDMEFMTGLHTIADVYCCDCNQVLGWKFERVYEETQKYKEGKYILENSKIVRESL; encoded by the exons ATGGAGAATTTGATTGGAACAAGATTGTATTTTTGCTTTAATTGTAGAAACCATGTTGCCGTTCATGATGatgttatttcaaaaacctTTCAG GGAAGAAATGGAAGAGGTTTTCTGTTTTCACATGCAATGAATGTTACAATAGGGCCAAAAGTAGACATGGAATTCATGACAGGTCTCCATACAATTGCTGATGTTTACTGTTGTGACTGCAATCAAGTGCTAGGTTGGAAGTTTGAAAGAGTTTATGAGGAAACTCAAAAGTACAAGGAAGGTAAATACATACTTGAGAACTCTAAAATTGTTAGGGAAAGTTTGTAA